A DNA window from Solanum lycopersicum chromosome 3, SLM_r2.1 contains the following coding sequences:
- the LOC101245525 gene encoding glycine-rich protein 2 has protein sequence MAAEGTRLTGVVSRFSNQKGYGFIKPDDGTEDLFVHQSEIKSEGFRSLYEGQKVEFMVTGNGDKYQAVDVTGPDGAPLDGGRNGGGGGGGRGMVRGGDRRNGNGFLRSGGGGECYNCGRVGHMARDCDLVSGGGGGGGGACYTCGMTGHIARDCVGVGGGAGSGGGACYTCGMTGHIARDCDRSGGGGGGGAGSGGCYNCGGLGHMARDCPSERRGGGSGAGGGSGACYNCGLPGHLARDCSRESGGGDRFGRSSGDRFGRSSGGGSKCYNCGETGHFARECTSPAVK, from the coding sequence ATGGCGGCCGAAGGTACTCGATTGACAGGGGTTGTGTCTCGGTTCAGTAACCAAAAAGGTTACGGTTTCATCAAACCTGATGATGGAACCGAAGATCTTTTCGTTCACCAATCTGAGATCAAATCTGAGGGGTTTCGTTCGTTGTATGAAGGTCAGAAAGTTGAGTTTATGGTGACTGGGAATGGGGATAAGTATCAGGCTGTTGACGTGACGGGTCCTGATGGAGCGCCTTTGGATGGAGGTCGTAACGGTGGTGGCGGCGGCGGTGGTAGGGGTATGGTTCGTGGTGGTGATCGGAGGAATGGGAATGGGTTTTTGAGaagtggtggtggtggtgagtGTTATAACTGTGGTAGGGTGGGTCATATGGCTAGGGATTGTGATCTTGTCAGTGGCGGCGGTGGTGGTGGAGGAGGTGCGTGTTATACTTGTGGAATGACGGGGCATATAGCTAGGGATTGTGTTGGTGTTGGTGGTGGTGCTGGAAGTGGTGGAGGCGCATGTTACACTTGTGGAATGACAGGGCATATAGCTAGGGATTGTGACCGTAGCGGTGGTGGCGGCGGCGGCGGTGCTGGAAGTGGTGGTTGTTACAATTGTGGTGGACTTGGACACATGGCTCGAGATTGCCCTAGTGAGAGACGTGGCGGCGGTAGTGGTGCAGGTGGAGGTAGTGGGGCTTGTTATAACTGTGGATTGCCAGGGCACCTGGCAAGGGACTGTTCACGCGAGAGTGGCGGTGGTGACAGATTTGGGAGATCCAGTGGTGACAGGTTTGGGAGATCTAGTGGCGGCGGAAGCAAGTGCTACAACTGTGGAGAAACTGGCCATTTTGCAAGAGAATGCACCAGCCCAGCTGTGAAGTGA